Genomic window (Candidatus Krumholzibacteriota bacterium):
CTGGTAGTACCGGAGGCCGATGTAGTAGATCTCCTCGGTCGCCTCGCCGCGGAGGCCGACGTGGTTCTCGACCCTGATGTTCAGCGTGTTGTACCCCGGCTCGAGCCCCTCGAAGAGGAAGCCGAATTCCTCGCGCGATTCGTCCCACGCGCGGTCGGAAGGGTTGAGGTCCTCGGTGATGCCGTTGTTGATCCAGTACCACCCGCGGGCGAGCCGGGGCGCGTAGTGGAGGCGCAGCACCCCGCGGCCTTCCCAGTCCTCGGGATTCTCGTTCTCGACGGGATCGTTCCAGGCGCGCGCCGCCACGACGTAGTTGCCCGTGTAGATCGTGTCCTTGGGAATGCCGGGGATGTCGAGGTACTGGACCGTGGGCGCGATCTCGTAGAGGTCGACGATCGAGTTCTCGTTCTCGTCCCACAGGCCGATCTGGCCCGCCGTGTACATGCAGATGGGCAGCGGCCGCGTGATCGGGCGGTTGTTCATGATGCAGGGAAGCTGCTCGGAGAGCGGGTTGTCGTAGCAGCTGTGCGCGTTGTTGTTGGCGATGGCGAGGTAGCCCCCCGGCTGGCCGCAGTTGCCGAACTGCATCTCGTACTCGTCGAGCGCCCAGAAGGTGTGCCCCATCTCGTGGTCGAAGACGTGGGAGAAGCCGTCGCCGCTGCCGAAGCGGCAGGCGGGGTACGGCACGAGGAGATAGGGACCGCCGAGATAGGAGTACGCGACGTAGTTCGCCTGTTCGTGCTGCCAGCAGCCCGACGTGGAGGCGTCGACGACGACCGCGGTGAAGGCCCAGTCCGTGCCGTGCGCGTTCCTTGTGGCCTCGTTGAGCAGGTGGGCGTTGCCGTAGGCGCCGTACATGGGATCCATCCCGAGGGAAGCGAAGACCTCGCCGATCCAGATATGGTCATCGCCCATGTTCCCCTGGACGATCGGCTCCCACGTCGTTCCGGCTCGCACGTAGTCGGCATAGAGGATCGTGAACTCGACGCCCCCCGCCCAGTTCGCCTTCTGCTGGTAGTCGTCGAGCCCGTTCGAGATGGCGAGGAGCGCGTCGGCGATCTCCTGGTCGGTCCAGTTCTCGATCGGCCCGTCGCTCTCCGCGAAGATCACGTTGACGACGACCGAGCCGATGAGGAACTCGCTGTTCTGGTCGGGGGCGCGCGAACGCATCTCGCCGGCGGAGAGACGATTCGGCCCCGCGATCTTCGGATCGAAGCGGGCGATCTCGGCGGGGTCGGGACGGCGGATGTCGTTCGAGAGCATGCGCCGGACGTAGTCGGGATCGATGTCGAGCGGCGCGGCGGAGGCGGGAGGCGCGAGACGGCCTGCGAGCAGTCGATGGGTGATGGCATCGAGCCCCGCGCCGGCGAGGCCCTCCGGCGTCCGTTCGACGCGGACGGGCAGTCCGGCGAAGGCCGACTCGATCCCGGCCGGGGCATGCGCCAGCGCCGCCGAGGGCGGGAAGAGCTGGATGCCGGCCCCCTCGCGCTCGAGGATCGCGCGCACGCGGGCAAACAGGTCGGCGTCGCCGTTCTCGACGATGACGACGACCGGCTCGAGCCCCCGGTCCGAGAAGACGCCAGCGACGGCGACGGCGGGCAGCACGATGCACAAAACGATCGGGATGATGCTCGACAGTCTCTTCACCGCGTATCTCCTTGTGATGTTGACCCCACATGGAAAAATACGGCCGCGGAGGCCGTACTGCAAACCGAATTATCGCCTGAGGATCGATCCGGTCACCGGGACGCCGGGCGGCGCGAGCTCTCGCGGAGGATCGATTCGGTCACCGAGGTGCGCGGCGCCGGACCGCCGCCGCCGGGGATCTTCGTCGTCGAGGCCCGCTCCACGCGGCTCCGCACGAGTCCCCAGAAGGGGACCGTCGCCGAGCGCCAGAGGACGGTCCGTTCCGATTCCACCCGCTCCGCCTGGATCCCGCCGATCGTGACGGGCCGGACGACGGAGTCGATCGTCTCGCTCTTGTCGCAGGAGAAGAAACCGGCCGGCGTCTCGACGCTCTCCTCGCCGAGGAGGCGTTCCTCTCCCCCCTCGCGCGAGCGGATGAAGATCCGGTCGATGTCGAGATCCTCGATCTCCTCCTCCGCCGGCTCGCGGAAGGGCTCGAGGCCGTCGCGCACGAGGATCTCCCTGACGCATCCGCCGAACTCCTCCGGCGAGAAGATCCCGCGCACCCGGTCGTCGAGCCGCAGCCTGACCGTGAAGGTCTCCTCGTCGGTCCGCGGCCACGGCGACGAGGCGACCTCGAGCAGGACCTTGCCCCCGGCGTGCTCGATGACGGCGAGATCGACGAGCGAGGTGTCGGCCACGCCGAAGGCCTCGGAAACGATGAAATAGGAGACGCGCGCCCCCGGCTCGAAATCGACCGCGGCCAGCGAGACGCCCGGCACGAGGAAATCGATCGAGCCGGCCGCCGCGGCGCCCGCGGCGAGCAGAACAACGGCGAGCGGCCCGGCGGCCGCGCGCAGCCTCACGGCCGCGCCTCCGCCCGGAGCGTATCGGGCCGGGAGGGACCGTGCCCCCCGCGGCTCCAGTAGGTCTCGAAATCGAAGTCGGGGCTGTACGCGTCGGTATGGCAGGCGCGGCAGGATGTGCGCGCCGCCTCCACGTACGCCCCGTCGCGCGTGTGGCGCGTCCCCGCGCCGTGGCACGCCTCGCACTGGACGCCGCGCAGCGTGTAATCGCGGTTGGCTTCCGCGACAGGATCGTAGCCGCTGAAACGCCCGTAGCCGGTGGTGTGGCAGGCGAGACACTTCGGCTGCCCCTCGACGCCCTGCAGCTCGAGCGTATGGAACGCCCGGAAGTGACGCCCCCCGATGAAGGGCGCGAGCAGGTCGGCATGGCAGCGCACGCAGGTCTCGTAGCCGATGTACCGCTCGCGGATCTTGCCGGTGACATCGTCGCGGGCCAGCAGGTCCTCGAGACGATGCTCGCGTCGTCGGCGCGCCTCGAGCGCGTAGAAGGCCCGCAGTGCGGCGGCCGTCTCCTCGTCGTCGGGGACGGAGGCGTCGAGGTGGACGAGCGCGGCGGAGACGCTCCCCGCATCGGGGCGGAAGGAGACCCTGCCCAGCGCCCGTCCGCGGTCGCCCGCCGAGAGCACCGGCACGCCGATCTCCTCGAAGGATCCGCCGGTCGTGTCGGCGCAGTCGTCGGCCGGTTGCCCGTCGCGCGAGACGTGCCCGCGGATCACGAGATCGATCCCGTCGAGCGAGGGCATCAAATCGACGAGACGCGAGCGCTCCATGTGAGCCAAAAGGATGACGACGTCGCAATCCCGCTCGTCGCGCAACGCGCGGATCGCCTTCCGCCCCGCCTCGACGGGGTCGCCGATCTCGACGAGACTCCCCGAGGGGGGATCGACGTCGAGGAGGGCGAACACGCCGACCGTCAAACCGTGGCTCTTCTTCACGACCCAGGGCGGGAAGACCGCCTCGCCCGCGGCGGTCAGGTTGGCGCAGATGACGGGAAGCCCCTCGTCGGCGTCCGCCTTGAGCGCGCGGAGCTCGTGCGCCAGCTCCCGCTCGCCGACCGCGACGGCGTCATACCCCCAGAGCCGCATCCGTTCGGCGATGAACCGGCTGCGGTACATGTTGAGGATCCCCGGCCGGCCGTAGAAATCGCCCGCCGAGAAAAGGAGGAGTTCCTCGTCGGATCTCCGCTCGTTCGCGATCGCGGTGGCCCGCCGGGCCACGCCGCCGAAGGCGTTGTCCCCTCACCCGGCCGGGCCGAGACGGCCCTGCACGTCGCTGGTGAAGAGGATCGTCAGCTCGCCGCGGCGGCTGTCGCACGCGCCCGCCGCGAGTGCGAGCAGAACGAGAGCGGCGCCGAGAATGCCGGTTCGCATGAGACGACTCCATCGTCGAAAGGATTGCATGCTCCAATATAGGAAAGGGGCGAAGACGGTTCAACATCTTCGCCCCCGTATATCGCGTATGCCTCCCTCACTTGGCGACGCGGCTCTTGAGAGCCTTGCCTGCCGTGAAGGCGGGGAACTTGGTCGCGGGGATGGTGATGGTCTCTCCCGTCTGCGGATTGCGACCCTTGCGCTTCTTGCGCTTGCGCGTCTGGAACGTGCCGAAACCGGTGATCTGCACCTTCCGTCCGGCGTCCAGCTCCGTCGCGACGATGCCCTGCCGGGGAGCCGTGCTGAAGATTGCGTCGACAACGGCACGGGAATCCTTCATCGTGAGACCCGTCTTCTTGGCGACCCTCTCGATCATCTCTGTCTTGTTCATCGTGTCACCTCCTTTTCCATGGAATGGCAATTCGTGATGACAGTAGCGACCGCCTCAGAATGCTGTCAACACTTTTGTACCGATTTCTTCCCGTCCGTCCAACATTTTTCGTCTCCCCGCCACCTCGGCGACGGAACGTTCCGGAGGCCGCCGGCCGACCCGCCGCCGCCCGGGACGCCGAACCCGGACGGTGCGCCCGGGCCGGGGGCGCGCGTCGATCAGAAGGAGAAGCCACCCTGCAGCCCGCGGTTGCCGCGCTCGTACATGATGTCCGGGTGGGCTTTTATGGCGATCTGGAAGTAGTAGCTCCAGTCGTCGCCGAAGCGGCGATGGATGAAACTCGCGCGCCAGCAGTGCAGGTCGCGGTCGATCGTGTACATCTGGCTCGTGAAGTTCCGCTCCTCCACGTCGTAGTACGCGCTGTAGCGGACCGCCCAGTTTTCGGTGAGCTGGACCTTGCCGGTGACGTCGAACTGGCTCGTGACGCGTTGGTAGTCGCCCATGCCGCTCCTGGAGAGGCTGTAGTTCAGGTTCATCGACCAGGAGCCCGGCTTGCCCGGCGTGACCGGCCCGGAGAGGTCGAGGTCGCGGAGCTCGTCGATGTCCCGGTCGGCGGCCGCGCTGTCCGGCGCGTCGGGCGCCGCGTCGCGCGCCGCGGCGATCTTCTCGACATCCCGTTTCTTCCAGCCGCCCGGGTAGGTGAAGGAGCCGCCGAGCGAGAGGCTCGATCCCAGCGAGATCGTCGTCGACGAGATCTTCCCCTCGTAGGGGTCGTAGGTGTTGCTCATGCGGAAGGTGGCGAGCCGGCCCAGCCCCGAGGAGAAGGAGCTGGAGACGTCCGAGAAGGGCCGCTCGGTGGCCTTCGGATTGTAGGAGCCGTTGACGTCCCAGTTGAAGAGCTTCTGCTTCCGCTCCTGCCCGCCGCGCAAGATCTTCATCTCGACGACGTTCCTCACCGAGTAGGAGACGCCCTGGCTCTCCCGCTGGTTCTCGGTCAGCTTCGGGGTGAAGGAATACGTGGCCGTCGGGTTGAACGTATGGCGGATCCCCACGAGGGGCCCGATCTTCGGGTAGAACGTGCCGTAGAGGGAGGTGCCGACGCCGGTGGCGAAGCGCATGGAGAACTCGTTGCGGTCGGCGCTCGAGACGACCGACGCCGGATCGACGTAGGCGGTGTCCACGCGGTCGTAGAGGGTCTCGAAGTACGACCAGCTCGTCGAGACCGACGGCGAGAGGTTGAGGAAGGACAGCTTGAGCTGGCGACCGAACGAAACCCCGGAGCTCGCCGTCAGCGTCGACTTCTCGCGCGCGTCGCTCTCGGTGACCTGCCGGGTCGCCTTCAGGTTGGGCGAGAAGGTGAAGCCGCCGAGAAAGCGCTCCCAGAGACCGCGCTGTCCCTCCGGGTGCTTCTCGCCGAACCACAGGCTCGTCCTCGGCAGGGTGAGCGAGAGGCTCGGCAGGGTCATGTTGAGGCTCGTCTGCGTCGGGGTCGTCACGTTGAGCGTCTGGTCGCGGCTCCCGGAGAGGGAGAGCCTCGTCTCCCCCCAGTTCTTCCGGAAGGTCGCGCTCGAGTAGATGCGGCGATCGACGAAGCGCTCGACGTCGTCCGCCTGGTGGAGCGACTGCTGCGCCCCGTCGCTCGAGACGAAGCGCAGGCTGCTGTTGAAGGAGGCCGTCTTCCCGAACGTCTGGTTGTGCGTCGAGCTCAGGGTCCACTGGTTGGAGTAGTCGTCGAGATCGCGCAGGTAGTTGAACCGGACGTTCCCGTCGAGGAGGTACCTGATCTTGTAGCGGTTGTCCACCTGGACGCGGAAGTTCTGGTACTCGTTGAAGTCGGTCGTCACCGTGAAATCGGTGTAGTCGTTCGTGGCCCAGTAGTAGCCGAGCCCGCGGATGAAGCGGCCGTCCCTGCTGTTGATGCCGATGTCGAAATTCGGCCGGAGCAGCCCGGAGTGCCGGTCGTGGCGGAGCGAGTTCGCCATGTACGGAAGGTAGAAGACCGGCATCTCGCCGATGTAGAGATAGATCGGCCCGGAGACGATCTTGTCGCGCAGGTAGACCTTCATCTTCGCCGCGCGCAGCGAGTAGTGGGGATGCTCGTGGTCGCACGTCGTGTAGACCGACCGGTAGACCTTGAGGACGTCCTGCCCCTCCTTGAAGATGTGCTCGCCCCGGTAGAAGCCCTCCTCGTAGCGCGTCGATCCGTCGACGACGACGCCCCCCTCCCCCTCCATGTCGTATCCCATCCGGTCGCCGTACATCTTCTGGTCGTCCTCGGTGAGGACGGGCTCCCCGGTGGCCTCGAGGACGTTCAGCCGCGAGTTGAAATCGATATGCGCCGCCTCGAGCGACTTGTTGCCGTAGTCGACGACCGCCCTCCCGTCGAGCTTCATGTCCTCGGTGTCGGCGAAGTACTCGATCAGGCGGCCGCTGTAGCGGACCTTGTCCGCGGCGAGCCGGAAGTTCCTCCAGGCGAGGGCCGAGTCGATCGCGGCGGCGGTGCTGTCGATCGTCTCACCGGGCCCGAGGGTGAGGAAATTGTAGACGCCCTTCGCGTTTCCCGAGATCCTGACGTAGGAGAGGTCGTCGCCACGGAACCGGAAGTACATCGTGTCGCCCTCGGCGAAATTGTTGGAGACCTTCCCCGCCTCCCCCTCGTAGGGGTAGTACATCGCCCGCGCGCCGCCGACGATCTGCACCGAGTCGACCGCCTCGTCGGTGAGATGGATGACGATCGAATCGCCCTCGATCCACGAGTCTTCCCGCCACGGCGAGTCCTCGCCCGGACGCTCGGTGAGCCGGCCCTTCGAGGGGATCACGATCCGGTGGACGTCGACGCTGTCGTAGTGCAGGACCATCCACTCGCCCCGCATCCCCGAACTCCCGCTCGTCGCCGAGGGCGATCCGTGCAGCTCGATGACGCCCTCGTCGTCCCGGACGGCGGCCGAATCGCACGAGGCGCGCGTCTCGCCCTTCTTGAGCATCACGTTGCCGACGGCGACGCCGACGTTCTCATCCACGAGGAAACGCATCCATTCGCTCGTCACGTTGCCCTGGTCGGTGGAATCGAGGTCGAAGGCGAGGACGGGGCGGTCGTCGACGACGGCCGAGTCGTCGTTGCGGTCGAACCGGGCGTGCCGGCCGGAGATCGAGTAGTTTTCGACCGGGTCCACGAGCACGACGCGCCCGGTGGCGTCGGCCAGCCCCGCGTCGCGGTCGTAGCGCACGCTGTCCGCGTACATCGTCCGGGAGGAATCGGCGATGACGACGTTCCCGACGAGGATGACGATGCGCAGCCTGCGGTCGTACCGGGCGCGGTCGGCGGTGATGTCCCAGCCGCGATCCTTCATCCGCACGTCCCCGTGGACGGCGAGGACGTTCTCGTCGCCGAAGTACTCGCCGCGCTGTCCCCACATCCGCATCGAGCCGTCGACGCCCTCGACGCCGTCGACGAGCACGATGTAGCGCCGTTCGGGGAAATGCTTGCCGCGGCCGCCGGTGATCGTCGTCGTCTGGTGATCGATTTGGACGCCCCCCTCGAGCAAAACGACCCGTTCGCCCTCCTCCTGGGTGAGGCGGACCTTGCCGGCGGAGACCTCGTAGAGCGCGGAATCGGCGGGAGCGGGGCGCGCGCGCGCGTTCGCCGCCGGCAAAGCCACGGCCATGAGGATCGCGATCGCGCAGGTTTTTCCGCTCGACATCACGTCCGGTGTTCCTCCCCCTCTCCGCTCACGCCCGGTCGGCCGCCAAAAGGGCGGCGCCGATGAACGCCGCGGCGTTGCCGAGCTCGGCGGGCACGATCCTGGCCGTCGCGAGAGCCTCGTTCATCGCGTGCTCGCGGAACGACCGGCGCGCCGGTTCGAGGATCAGCGTTCCCGCTCCCATGACGCCGCCCCCGAGGGCGATCGCATCGGGATCGAAGAGCTGGACGACGTTGGCGATCCCGACCCCGAGATACCGCCCCGTCTCCTCGAACACGCGCCGGGTCGCTTCGTCGCCGGCGGCGGCCGCCCCGGCGAGATCCTTCACCGAGAACGCGTCCCGGCCGGCGAGTTTGCCGCCGGGAAGGATGCGCCGCGCCCGATCGAGGATGGCGCCTGCGCCCACGTGCGCCTCGAGGCAACCGCGACAGCCGCAGGAGCACAGCGGCCCGTCGATGTCGATGATCGTGTGGCCGATCTCGCACGCCATGCCGCGCGCGCCCCGGTAGAGGGCGCCGTCCGCCACGAAACCGCCCCCGACGCCCGTGCCGAGCGCGATGCAGAAGAAATGGGAGGCGTCGCGGCCCGCCCCCTCCTTGTACTCCCCGTAGGCGGCGCAGTTCACGTCGTTCTCGACGAAGACGGGGCAGGAGAGCGCCTTTCCGAAAAGGGCGGCGATGGGCGTGTCGTTCCACGCGAGCATGTTCGGCGAATAGAGGAGCCGCCCCGAGCCGGCGTCGACGAGCCCCGCGCACCCGACGCCGGCCGCGTCGATCGCCGCCCCGGCGGCGGACTCCGCGACCCAGGCGGCCACCCGGGCGGCGGCGGGGCCGGGTCCCTCGTCGGCGCGCGTCGGCAGCGTCCCCCGCGCGCGCACCTCCCCCGCCGCCGACACAACGCCCACCTTGATGTCGGTGCCGCCGATGTCGATCCCCAGCAGCGTACGCATGCGATCTCCTCCCTCAGATATAAGCGACGGCCTCCTCGATCAGCACGTGCGAGCCGAGGAGGAGGATCGTGTCATCTTCCCGCGCGATCCGGCCGAGCCGGGCGAATGCGTCCCGCATGCCGCGCGCGTGCCGCACGCGCGCCCCCCCGCCCGTGTCGGGCCCGAACATCCCGGCGAGTTGGTCGGCGTTCGCGCCCCGGGGCCCGGGAAGGGGCACGAGGACGATCTCGCGCGCCGCCCCGCGCGCCGCGTGCGGGAACCGCCCGAGCTCCTTGTTCGACATGACGCCGAAGAGTATCACCGTTCGCCCGGGATCCGCCATGCCGCGGAGCGTCCGCAGCGAGGCCAGCAGCGATTGCTCGTTGTGCGACGCGTCGAGAACGAAGCGCGGCCGGCCGGACAGCACCTGGAACCGCGCGGGAAAGCGGGCAACCGCGAGTCCCTCCCTGATCGCCCGCGCGCCCGTCCGCGGGCGGAAGACCTCGACGGTCCGCACGGCGACGGCGGCGTTGCGCACCTGCGGATCGCCGATCATGCGGGTTTCGACGCGTCCGTAGCCGCGCACCGGCGTCTCGAGGAGGAAGGTCATCCCGTCGATACGGGACCTCGCCGACCAGGTGCGGGCCTCGATCCGCGCGTCGTGGAAGGGCGCGCCGAGCTCCAGGCAGCGCCGCGCCGCCTGCTCCCGCAGTTTCTTCGTCGGCAGCTCGGCGACGAGAGGGGCGCCCTGCCGGACGATCCCGAGCTTCTCGCCGAGAATCGCCCGCCTGGTCCGGCCGAGGTGCTCGCCGTGGTCCCGCGCGATCCCCGTGACGACGCAGACCGCCGGTTCGACGAGTTTCGTGGCGTCGAGCCGTCCGCCGAGTCCCACCTCGAAGACGGCCGCGTCGACCCCCTTTTCCCGGAACCAGAGCGCCGCCGCGGCGGTCAGCCCCTCGAAGAAGGTGAAGGGCGCCTCCCGGCGATGCGTCCCGAGGAGGCCGACGAGGCGGTCCAGCTCGGGCGAGGGGATCTCCGCGCCGTCGAGCCGGATGCGCTCGTTGACGCGGAAGAGGTGCGGCGAGTAGAAGGTGCCCGTGCGAAGGCCCGCCCGGCGCAGGATCGAGGTGATCCAGGTCGTGACCGAGCCCTTGCCGTTGGTGCCGGCGACGAGGATGGAGGGAAAGGCCCGCTGCGGGGAGCCGACGAGCTCGAACAGCGCGGCGACGTTCTCGAGACCGAGCTTCATGCGAGTCGGCTGCAGCGAGAACAGGTACTCGATGTGCGGAAACAACCGCCTGCTATCGGACGATCGAGATGGTATCGCGGTCATCTTCGCGGCTCTGCTCCTCCACATTCGCCGCCGAGCGGGAGAGGCTGTCGAGTACGAATCCGACCGTCTCCTTGATCTCCCGACGGCTGCAGATCATGTCGATCATGCCGTGCTCGAGCAGGAACTCCGACCGCTGGAAACCCTCCGGCAGCTCCTCGCCGACCGTCTCCTTGATGACGCGCGGCCCGGCGAACCCGATGAGCGCCCGCGGCTCCGCGATGATGATGTCCCCCTGGAAGGCGAACGAGGCGGCGACGCCGCCCGTCGTCGGATCGGTGAGGATCGAGATGTACGGGATGCCGGCCCGCGACAGCCGCGCGATCGCGGCCGACGTCTTCGCCATCTGCATGAGGGAGAGGATCGATTCCTGCATCCGCGCCCCGCCGGAGGCGTTCAGGACGAGGAAGGGCAGTTGCTCGTCGATGGCGCGCCTCGCCAGGCGCGCGATCTTCTCGCCGACCACCGATCCCATGCTCCCCCCCATGAACCGGAAGTCCATGACGGCGAGGGCGACGGCGCGGTCGTTCATCCGGGCCGTCCCGGTGATGACGGCGTCGTTCCGCCCGGTCTTCTTGCGCGCCGCGCGCACCCGGTCGCGGTACCGCTTGCTGTCCCTGAAATCGAGGGGGTCCCCCGAAACGAGCCCGCGGTCGATCTCGATGAAGGTCCCGCGGTCGGCGAGAAGATCGATGTACTCCTCCGCCGTGATGCGGAAGTGGTGGTCGCACGAACGGCAGACGGATTGCTGCCGCTCCAGCTCCTTGCGATACAGGATCTCGCCGCAGGAGGGACACTTCTCCCAGAGCCCGTCGGGCATGTCGCGTTTCTTCAGGGTCGTGATCCCCTGTTTCGCACGTTTCAGCCAGTTCATGCCCGGCTCACCCCCTGGAGTGGACGCGCGGCCACGCGCGGCCGCGCCCCGCGCTTAACATAGCACCTGCCCGGAGAGGCGACCAGTGTTTTCCGGCCCCCCTGCCCGGACCCATCATTCCACGATACGGCCGACGACGCCAGAATTATCTGGCGGCGATGCGGGAAACGACCCGGAGGAGCTCCGCGGCCCCGTTCCGCCCGGCGCGCAGCACGTCGCCGTGATCCGTTTCCTCGCCCGACACGTTCGCCGTGAAATTGGTGATCCGGCCGAGACAGGCGGCACGCAGGCCGCGCCGCCGGGCGGCGAGAAGCTCGGGCAACGCCGACATCGTCGCCGCGTCGGCGCCGATCGCCGCCGCCGCGCGCGCCTCGGCGGGCGTCTCGTACGCGGGGCCGGTCGTCCAGCAGAGGACGCCGGAGCTGACCGGCACGCCGGCCGCGTCCGCCGCCTCGGCCACCTCGCGCCGGAACCCGGGGCAGATGATCGGTTCGCCGCCGCGGTCTCCCGCGACGGCGCCGCCGAACGGGAAGAAGACGACGTCCGTGGCGAGCAGCCACGATCCGGGGGGCAGCCCGCGGCGCAGACTCCCCGCCGCCTGCGTGAGCAGGACGCGCCGGCAGCCGAAGAAGGCCGCCGCCTCGACGACGCTTTCGGCGGCGTTTGGTGCGCGCCCCTCGTACCGGTGGACGCGTCCCGAGAAGAAGAGGACCCGGCGGCCGCCGATCCTGAGGAGAAGGATCTCGCCCGCGTGCCCCTCGACGGCCGGCTCCTCGAGCCCCGGCACGTCGGCGTAGGAGAGCGTTTGCTCGATCTCGACCGCGTCGGCGGGCGGGGCGAGGCCGGAGCCGAGGACGACGGCGAGCTCCGCCCGGCCCTGCATCCTTCCCATCGACGTCCGCTCAGTCATCGAGGATCCTCTCCATCAGCACGGCGTCCTCTCCCGTCTCCCGGTAGTACCCCGGGCGCTCGCCGACCGTCCTGAACCCGTGCTTCTCGTAGAAGCGGCGCGCGGGATCGTTGCCGCGGCGCACCTCGAGCATCACGATGCGGCCGCCTGCCGGGCGCCCTTCCTCGATCACCGCCTCGAGCAGCGCCGTTCCCGCGCCGGCGCGGCGGTTCCGGGGATCGACGGCGATCGAGAGCAGATGTATCTCGTCGCAGATCGCCCACGCGGCCGCGTACCCCGTCACGAGCCCGCCGGAGACGCAGACTACGTTGATCGAGAAGGCGCCCTGGGAGAGCTGATCGAGGAACATCCCCCTCGTCCACGGCACGGGGAAGCTCTCCCGCTCGATCTCGAGGAGGCGCGGCAGGTCGTCGCGCGTCATGCGCCTGATGAGGCAGTCGCTCACGGCCGGCCGTCCCCGCCTGGCCGGAGCGGCGCGTGCCGGGGCAGCCTGGCGTCCGGCGGCCGGATGTAGACGGGCTCGAGCGCCGCGAGCTCCCCGTAGGGCACGGGGGGGCGCTCCGCGGCGAGCGCGGCGAGCAGGGCCGCCGACGGCACGGCCCACCGCGGGCCGGCGAACGCGGTGCCCGGTGGCAGGGCGGCGCGGAGCTGGTCGGCGTAGCGCACGGCCCCCGACCCGCAGAGGACGACGGGCCCCGCGATCCCCGAGGCGGCGAGAAGGGCGGAAACGTCCTCCGGGGACGCGGCGCACGGATCGAGAAGGGAGGCCGGCGTTCCCGCCGCGGTGTCGTATGCGGCGGCGTAGACCTCGCCACGCCGCGCGTCTATCAGCGGCACGACGGGAACCGGCGCGAAGGGGATCGCCGCGGCGAGGAGTTCGAGGCTCCCGACGGCGGCCACGGGGCGCCGCCTGATCGCGGCGAAGGCCTTGACCGTGGCGAGCCCGATCCTGAGGCCGGTGAAGGATCCCGGCCCCGAGACGACGGCGAAGAGGTCGATGCCGGGGATCGTTCGCTTCGACGCGCAAAGACAGGCGTCGATCGCCGGCATGAGCGTCGCCGAATGGGTCTCGCTCGCGTCGAAGACGATCTCGCCGGCGATCTCACCGTCCGCGACGACGGCGACGCTGCCGGTCGGATGCGAGGTGTCGAGAGCGAGAATCCACGTCCCGCCGGTCATGACGCCCCCTCCTCGATCGCATCGAGCAGATCCGCGGGCGCGTCGATCGAGATCGCGCGCGATCGCTCGCCGGTCACCGCGACGATCACGCGGACGTCGAAGGAGAATGCGCCGTCGGGAAGACGGTCCCCCCATTCGACGACGACGACGTTCCTGCCGTCGACGACGTCGAAGAGGCCGATCCGTTCGACCTCGTCGTACTCCTCGAGCCGGTAGAGGTCGAAGTGTTTCACGGGAAGCTCCCCCTCGTACTCCTCGACGAGGATGAAGGTGGGGCTCAGCACCTCGTCGGCGACCCCGAGCCCCGCGCAGATCCCCTTCATCAGCAG
Coding sequences:
- the tsaE gene encoding tRNA (adenosine(37)-N6)-threonylcarbamoyltransferase complex ATPase subunit type 1 TsaE, with product MTGRLRDLAGEKATRRFDSDSPRATRSLGERIGRSVPAGTTVSLEGGLGAGKTLLMKGICAGLGVADEVLSPTFILVEEYEGELPVKHFDLYRLEEYDEVERIGLFDVVDGRNVVVVEWGDRLPDGAFSFDVRVIVAVTGERSRAISIDAPADLLDAIEEGAS